The proteins below are encoded in one region of Tolumonas auensis DSM 9187:
- the dapA gene encoding 4-hydroxy-tetrahydrodipicolinate synthase, translating to MIHGSIVALITPFRDGQLDETALRQMVDWHIEQGTHGIVPVGTTGESPTVTHDEHCRIIEIVVQQAAGRVPVIAGAGSNNPIEAIEYSKVAERAGADATLHVAGYYNRPNQEGLYQHFKLLHDQTAIPVILYNIPARAIVDIQPATMARLAELPRIIGVKDATGDLARPWAERQLIKKPFIWLSGEDATAVAYNVSGGTGCISVTANVAPKLVAEVQNLTAAGKWEEARDLQDKLIPLHQVMFAEPSPAGAKYAASLLGLCTEECRLPIMPLSDATKQRIRQVMEQLELI from the coding sequence ATGATCCACGGTTCTATTGTGGCCTTGATCACCCCGTTCCGGGATGGTCAGCTGGATGAAACAGCATTACGTCAGATGGTTGACTGGCATATTGAACAAGGCACTCATGGGATTGTACCTGTCGGTACTACAGGTGAAAGTCCTACCGTTACCCATGATGAACACTGCCGTATCATTGAAATCGTGGTACAGCAAGCGGCAGGACGTGTACCTGTTATTGCCGGGGCAGGCTCCAACAACCCGATCGAAGCAATCGAATATTCCAAGGTAGCTGAACGTGCAGGTGCCGATGCAACTTTACATGTTGCCGGTTATTATAACCGTCCTAATCAGGAAGGTTTATATCAGCATTTCAAGCTGTTGCATGATCAAACCGCTATTCCTGTTATTCTGTATAACATTCCGGCGCGGGCAATTGTAGATATTCAGCCTGCCACCATGGCACGACTGGCTGAATTACCACGTATTATCGGCGTAAAAGATGCGACCGGTGATCTGGCCCGCCCATGGGCTGAACGTCAGTTAATCAAGAAACCATTTATCTGGTTATCCGGTGAAGACGCGACCGCTGTTGCCTATAACGTTAGTGGCGGTACCGGCTGTATTTCTGTTACAGCGAACGTAGCACCAAAACTGGTTGCTGAAGTACAAAATCTGACCGCAGCCGGTAAGTGGGAAGAAGCGAGAGACTTACAGGATAAATTGATTCCTCTGCACCAGGTCATGTTTGCCGAACCTAGTCCGGCAGGTGCAAAATATGCAGCATCATTGTTAGGTCTATGTACCGAAGAATGCCGTCTGCCGATCATGCCTCTCAGCGATGCCACCAAACAGCGTATTCGCCAGGTCATGGAACAACTAGAGCTTATTTAA